In Shouchella patagoniensis, the following are encoded in one genomic region:
- a CDS encoding spore coat protein produces MNQKIQNQKIQIPTTTDMTDQDYITDMLSTEKYITVSYSIAEHEASHESYYQVIHQANNESSQMQRELYEMMFKKGLYSLTATDSNQLQQSYQQHKGYENQLPYSNLNQ; encoded by the coding sequence ATGAATCAGAAAATCCAAAACCAAAAAATCCAAATTCCTACTACAACCGATATGACGGATCAAGATTATATTACTGATATGTTATCGACAGAAAAATACATCACTGTTTCCTACTCAATTGCTGAACATGAAGCTAGTCACGAGTCGTACTACCAAGTTATACATCAAGCAAACAACGAATCGTCACAAATGCAACGTGAATTATATGAGATGATGTTTAAAAAAGGACTTTATAGTCTAACTGCTACTGATTCAAATCAACTTCAGCAAAGTTATCAACAGCATAAAGGGTATGAGAATCAACTACCATATAGCAACTTAAACCAATAG
- a CDS encoding MFS transporter: MVIQMNRAKKKVVGIALITAAAVLGDSMLFIVLPLYYQDFGLTSLWQVGVLLSINRFIRLPINPLVGWFYSKFELRAGIFIAVVLAVCTTLSYGFAQHFLILLGMRMLWGLAWSLLRLGGMLTVVEVSTKENKGQLMGLYNGLWGIGGLFGMLVGGFLVDIWSLIGITIVFALINIAMLPTVYFLIPVNSKQRNEKKQRSFTKWFTQKTFLVYVTGATVGFTIFGLFASTLSTLVEKALNDHIQIAGMVIGAATIAGIMQAVRWGWDPLLAPFLGKVLDQSKQADYLILVPLFGMSVFFLLFQTSPSIYLLIIFILIFQLFSTFMVTATDTLAAHAAVKNPVSVMTVYTVVLDLGAALGPLVSFLVIDWLGLSAVYMMAAIFMTVVGGCWILYILRERRGKTKKLTRDGDNTI; this comes from the coding sequence ATGGTTATTCAGATGAATAGAGCCAAGAAGAAAGTAGTTGGGATCGCACTAATAACAGCCGCCGCTGTGTTAGGTGATTCGATGTTATTTATTGTTCTTCCTCTATATTATCAAGATTTCGGTTTGACTAGTTTATGGCAAGTGGGGGTCCTCTTATCGATTAATCGATTCATTCGTTTACCTATTAATCCACTTGTAGGATGGTTTTATTCCAAATTCGAATTGCGTGCAGGTATTTTCATTGCTGTTGTTTTAGCCGTGTGCACGACATTGTCTTATGGATTCGCACAACATTTTCTTATTCTTCTTGGAATGAGGATGTTATGGGGGTTAGCTTGGTCGTTGCTTAGACTTGGAGGCATGCTTACCGTAGTGGAAGTCTCAACTAAAGAAAATAAAGGTCAACTAATGGGGCTTTATAACGGGTTATGGGGAATTGGTGGCTTATTTGGAATGTTGGTTGGGGGATTTTTAGTAGATATTTGGAGTTTAATTGGGATTACAATCGTTTTTGCATTAATTAATATAGCGATGTTACCGACTGTTTACTTTCTAATACCAGTTAATTCAAAACAAAGAAATGAAAAGAAACAACGAAGCTTTACGAAGTGGTTTACTCAAAAGACCTTTCTTGTATATGTTACAGGTGCAACAGTTGGGTTCACCATTTTTGGCTTATTCGCTTCTACTTTAAGCACGCTTGTTGAGAAAGCTTTAAATGATCATATACAAATTGCTGGGATGGTCATTGGGGCTGCAACGATTGCGGGAATAATGCAGGCTGTTCGATGGGGCTGGGACCCTTTATTGGCTCCTTTTCTTGGGAAAGTTCTTGATCAATCAAAGCAAGCTGATTACTTAATACTAGTGCCTTTGTTTGGAATGAGTGTATTCTTCCTTTTATTTCAGACTTCACCATCAATCTATTTACTTATCATCTTCATTCTTATTTTTCAGCTTTTTTCAACGTTTATGGTTACAGCGACCGATACACTTGCAGCCCATGCAGCTGTTAAAAACCCAGTATCTGTCATGACTGTTTATACAGTTGTATTAGACCTAGGAGCAGCTCTTGGTCCGCTTGTCTCGTTTTTGGTTATTGATTGGCTTGGATTATCGGCAGTGTATATGATGGCAGCTATCTTTATGACAGTTGTAGGTGGGTGTTGGATCTTATATATCCTACGGGAGCGAAGGGGTAAGACTAAAAAGTTGACGAGGGATGGAGATAACACTATTTAG
- a CDS encoding ABC transporter substrate-binding protein, with the protein MKLIEHYKALSKSINNTHQTVEITIAKLATILSCSDRNAKLLIRQMQKQNWITWQPGKGRGHSSKIKLIKTVEELVQAEAKTLAESGLIDAAIHLIQQHPNTNHQAFISWLSNSLHQNDLKSEKDHLRFPSYRSIPVLDPAYVNRRTENHIMLHLFNCLITYNDETNSFQEDLAHKWSMDITGEKWTFYLRKGIYFHNGMTCTSHNIKYHFLHLPTSSPAYWGIKNLATINCPNLYTCEFHFQKPNPYFLHAASSIPILHERGSQSHPVGTGPFHILKNNEKLLRLSVFEHFFGKRPFLDTITMYFFPDLYDNQSADELSSDNRLNFYPYPYHFESAIDLQQFEKIDRGCKMISMNARKNTPLTDKNFRKALYHLLDPLEVIEAKGGNRFIPATRMIQSTEGSLFKQRNRKEGRRLLKQCSYDGHSISLLSYPGAGNEEDANWMKRRLEEEGMTVEVRILPYKELTPEKKKETDLLLGEQLVYDDSCYTYLSAMLDRHGMFYYHHQKMADHVETLIEKMDSEMNLLSSLEKAENQLCVNYYAVPLYRLKQYAIYPPYVEDVTLNTFGWVDYTKLWYKR; encoded by the coding sequence ATGAAATTAATAGAACACTATAAAGCACTTTCAAAATCGATTAATAATACGCACCAGACAGTTGAAATAACAATTGCAAAACTAGCTACTATACTTTCATGTTCTGATCGAAACGCAAAACTACTCATTCGACAAATGCAAAAGCAGAATTGGATTACTTGGCAACCAGGTAAAGGCCGTGGTCACTCTTCAAAGATTAAATTAATAAAAACAGTTGAAGAACTCGTACAAGCAGAAGCGAAAACGCTCGCTGAATCTGGGTTAATTGATGCTGCCATTCATTTAATCCAGCAACATCCGAACACGAATCACCAAGCCTTTATTTCATGGCTTTCTAACTCGCTACATCAAAATGATTTAAAGTCTGAAAAAGATCACTTGCGCTTTCCTTCATACCGATCTATTCCCGTGCTTGATCCAGCCTATGTGAATCGCCGTACTGAAAACCATATTATGCTTCACTTGTTTAATTGTCTTATAACTTACAATGATGAAACAAACTCGTTTCAAGAAGATTTAGCACACAAGTGGTCCATGGATATAACAGGTGAAAAATGGACATTTTATTTACGAAAAGGGATCTATTTTCATAATGGTATGACTTGCACAAGCCATAATATCAAATATCATTTCTTACACTTGCCTACTTCATCCCCTGCTTATTGGGGAATTAAGAATTTAGCGACTATTAATTGTCCCAATCTGTATACATGCGAATTCCATTTTCAGAAACCAAATCCCTATTTTTTACATGCGGCTTCCTCCATTCCTATTCTCCATGAGAGGGGATCTCAATCACACCCAGTAGGCACAGGACCATTCCATATTTTAAAAAATAATGAAAAGCTATTGAGATTATCAGTGTTCGAACATTTTTTTGGTAAACGACCGTTTCTTGATACTATAACAATGTATTTTTTTCCAGACTTATATGATAATCAATCGGCTGATGAATTATCTAGCGACAACCGATTAAATTTCTATCCTTATCCTTACCACTTCGAATCGGCTATTGACTTACAACAGTTCGAGAAAATCGATCGAGGCTGTAAAATGATTAGTATGAATGCACGAAAAAATACTCCTTTAACCGACAAAAACTTTCGTAAAGCCCTTTATCACCTGCTCGATCCTTTAGAAGTAATCGAAGCTAAAGGAGGAAATCGCTTTATTCCCGCAACAAGAATGATTCAGTCAACTGAAGGATCCTTGTTTAAGCAAAGAAATCGGAAAGAAGGGAGACGCTTACTTAAACAGTGTAGCTATGATGGACACTCAATATCTCTACTTAGCTATCCTGGTGCCGGTAATGAAGAAGATGCTAATTGGATGAAAAGACGTTTAGAAGAAGAAGGCATGACAGTTGAAGTTCGTATTCTTCCGTATAAAGAACTAACGCCAGAAAAAAAGAAAGAAACCGACTTATTGCTGGGTGAACAACTTGTCTATGATGATTCATGTTATACCTATTTATCGGCAATGCTTGATCGTCATGGTATGTTCTACTATCATCATCAGAAAATGGCAGATCACGTTGAAACCCTTATCGAGAAGATGGATTCAGAAATGAACCTACTTTCATCACTTGAAAAAGCTGAAAATCAACTTTGCGTAAACTATTATGCCGTACCACTTTATCGATTAAAACAATATGCCATTTACCCTCCATATGTAGAGGATGTCACTTTAAACACATTTGGTTGGGTTGATTACACGAAGTTATGGTATAAACGATAG
- a CDS encoding glycosyltransferase family protein, whose product MDKQRVCFITCVNDEALYRRSVSHIDMLHLPRGFSVDKIGIRGAVSMTSGYNKAMKESDAKYKVYIHQDTMIINRMFLYDLLFLFEHHPKLGMLGVIGAKELPINGVWWDSFAKAGKILENRDTYGYLSFIEADYAYQPVEVIDGVLMATQYDLPWEEEFDGWHLYDTTQSLLFQKAGFEVGIAHQPHPWVLHECGVDFDQSAYANYIARFLIWKKNLPKKEG is encoded by the coding sequence ATGGATAAGCAGAGAGTTTGCTTTATTACTTGTGTAAATGATGAAGCCTTATATAGACGGTCTGTGAGCCATATTGATATGCTCCACCTTCCCCGAGGCTTTTCAGTTGATAAGATCGGAATTCGTGGCGCTGTGAGTATGACTAGTGGGTATAATAAAGCGATGAAAGAAAGCGATGCTAAATATAAGGTATACATTCATCAAGATACAATGATTATTAATCGCATGTTTTTATATGATTTGCTTTTTTTGTTTGAACATCATCCTAAATTAGGAATGCTTGGTGTAATTGGTGCAAAAGAGTTACCGATAAACGGGGTATGGTGGGATAGCTTTGCAAAGGCAGGTAAAATTCTTGAAAATCGTGATACTTATGGCTACTTATCATTTATTGAAGCAGATTATGCGTATCAGCCAGTGGAAGTCATCGATGGTGTACTAATGGCAACCCAATATGATTTACCGTGGGAAGAGGAGTTTGACGGGTGGCATCTTTATGATACAACGCAAAGCTTACTATTTCAAAAAGCAGGTTTTGAAGTTGGAATTGCTCACCAGCCTCACCCGTGGGTATTGCATGAATGTGGTGTGGATTTTGATCAATCAGCATATGCAAATTATATTGCTCGATTTCTCATTTGGAAAAAAAATCTTCCCAAAAAAGAAGGTTAA
- a CDS encoding aspartate aminotransferase family protein yields the protein MTQAWKELAETIPYRLAPSMAKDHPNLPVLKEEGCYYYGVDGKKYLDFTSGIAVTNVGHRHPKIVKAIKEEADRFTHGPIGVIQYESILKLANELAEIMPGDLDCFFFGNSGTEAVEGALKLARHVTERPYVISFIGCFHGRTLGSLGVSTSKGKYRKHQPAQAATYQIPYYTPGDSEEEAITKLEQSFQTLFAHQVSPEEIACMIIEPVLGEGGYIVPPTAWLKRIREICDEHGILLIFDEVQTGFGRTGEWFAAQSFNVIPDIMAVAKGIASGLPLSATVANHKLMQRWPLGSHATTFGGNPIACAAARATLQIIKEEELLNNVKEVGSYAQEKLFTLQKRWPQIGAVRNLGMMFGIEIIDPVSGEKDGETAAKILDLALEEGVLFYFCGNEGEVLRMIPPLTITKEEIDEGITKLTKAFERLT from the coding sequence ATGACACAAGCATGGAAAGAACTAGCGGAAACAATTCCTTATCGTCTAGCACCAAGCATGGCGAAGGACCATCCCAACTTACCGGTTTTAAAAGAAGAAGGTTGTTATTATTATGGTGTTGATGGAAAAAAATACTTAGATTTTACATCTGGTATTGCCGTTACGAATGTAGGTCATCGCCATCCCAAGATCGTTAAAGCGATTAAAGAAGAAGCGGACCGTTTTACGCACGGTCCGATTGGTGTTATTCAATACGAATCTATCTTAAAGCTTGCTAACGAACTAGCAGAAATTATGCCAGGAGATTTGGATTGTTTCTTTTTTGGAAACAGTGGAACGGAAGCCGTTGAGGGGGCACTAAAATTAGCTCGCCATGTAACCGAACGTCCATATGTGATTTCCTTTATCGGTTGCTTCCACGGTCGAACATTAGGTTCACTAGGAGTTAGTACATCAAAAGGGAAATATCGAAAACATCAACCGGCTCAAGCAGCAACATATCAAATTCCATATTACACTCCTGGAGATTCAGAAGAGGAAGCGATTACGAAATTGGAGCAATCGTTCCAAACATTATTCGCTCATCAAGTATCGCCAGAAGAAATTGCTTGTATGATTATTGAACCAGTGTTAGGTGAAGGTGGATATATTGTTCCTCCGACAGCTTGGTTAAAACGAATTCGAGAAATATGTGATGAACATGGAATTTTGCTCATCTTTGACGAAGTACAAACTGGTTTTGGTCGTACAGGTGAATGGTTTGCTGCCCAATCGTTTAACGTTATTCCTGATATTATGGCAGTTGCCAAAGGGATTGCATCAGGATTACCATTAAGTGCGACAGTCGCGAACCATAAGCTCATGCAACGATGGCCACTTGGTAGTCACGCAACAACATTTGGGGGGAATCCGATTGCTTGTGCTGCTGCACGAGCAACGCTTCAAATTATAAAAGAAGAAGAGCTGCTAAATAATGTAAAAGAAGTTGGCAGCTATGCACAAGAGAAATTGTTTACTTTACAAAAGAGGTGGCCACAAATTGGTGCAGTTCGAAATCTGGGCATGATGTTTGGGATTGAAATTATCGATCCTGTTTCAGGAGAAAAGGACGGCGAAACGGCTGCAAAAATACTTGATTTAGCACTTGAAGAAGGTGTTCTCTTTTATTTTTGTGGCAATGAAGGAGAAGTACTAAGAATGATTCCTCCGTTGACAATTACGAAAGAGGAAATTGACGAGGGGATAACAAAGCTAACGAAGGCTTTTGAACGTTTGACATAA
- a CDS encoding YjiH family protein, with amino-acid sequence MELHKHEETNNQKKPTVRHILTFLIPSLVGAFLFLVPIKINDKWTVLIGYVAGYLQGILAGALPYFLLGLLVVSGVASLVAWVFKPRFIMETPALKALFYTSFIWTTIRVLGAVFAYMVLTETGTEMVYGLATGGEVFTNLLPVLAVWSVVMGMLMPLLLEYGLMEWLGTLAKKVMRPLFNLPGRASVDSLASWMGNNMMSILITINQYENGYYTKRESAVIVTNFTITSIAFSLIIAEILTLSERFVSFYLTVLAGVFIAALICPRIPPLSKMTNTYHEEKPGAIQETVEKGSLWKSAFTRGVNKAKIAPSVGTVLKKGAFNALDIWFGMLPLVMAIGTIALMIAEFTPVFTYLSYPLVPVLEWMNIPEAAEAAPAMLVGFADMFLPAILGAGIESELTRFVVGAVSLIQLVYMSEIGVMLMRSSIPINFWQLFIIFIQRTVIALPVVVLIAHFIIFR; translated from the coding sequence ATGGAATTACACAAACACGAAGAGACAAACAATCAAAAGAAACCAACTGTGCGTCATATACTTACCTTCTTAATTCCTTCACTAGTAGGAGCTTTTCTTTTTCTTGTACCAATTAAAATTAATGACAAGTGGACGGTTCTTATTGGATACGTTGCAGGGTATTTACAAGGAATCCTTGCTGGAGCACTTCCTTATTTTTTGCTTGGTCTTCTCGTCGTTTCAGGTGTTGCTTCACTTGTTGCATGGGTATTTAAGCCGAGATTTATTATGGAAACACCTGCTTTAAAGGCATTATTCTATACATCGTTTATATGGACAACCATTCGGGTTCTTGGAGCCGTTTTTGCATATATGGTTTTGACGGAGACCGGTACGGAAATGGTTTACGGTCTAGCAACAGGAGGAGAAGTATTTACGAACCTCCTTCCAGTATTAGCTGTCTGGTCAGTGGTTATGGGAATGCTTATGCCATTATTACTTGAATATGGCTTAATGGAATGGCTTGGTACGTTAGCAAAAAAAGTAATGCGCCCGTTATTTAATTTACCAGGAAGAGCTTCTGTTGACTCACTTGCTTCTTGGATGGGCAACAATATGATGAGTATTTTAATTACGATAAACCAGTATGAAAATGGCTACTATACAAAGCGGGAATCAGCTGTTATTGTAACTAACTTTACGATTACTTCTATTGCCTTTAGTTTAATCATTGCTGAGATTCTAACTTTATCTGAACGCTTTGTCTCATTTTATTTAACCGTTTTGGCTGGTGTATTTATTGCAGCGTTGATCTGCCCACGGATTCCCCCACTTTCTAAAATGACGAATACGTATCACGAAGAAAAACCTGGTGCGATTCAAGAAACAGTAGAAAAAGGCTCGTTATGGAAGAGTGCATTTACTCGTGGAGTGAATAAAGCGAAAATAGCCCCTAGTGTTGGCACGGTGCTGAAGAAGGGTGCATTTAATGCATTAGATATTTGGTTTGGAATGTTGCCACTTGTAATGGCAATCGGAACAATAGCTTTAATGATTGCCGAATTCACTCCTGTTTTCACGTATTTATCTTATCCCCTTGTCCCTGTTCTAGAATGGATGAACATCCCTGAAGCAGCTGAAGCAGCGCCAGCGATGCTTGTTGGCTTTGCGGATATGTTTTTACCAGCTATACTAGGTGCAGGGATCGAAAGTGAACTGACGCGTTTTGTAGTTGGAGCTGTATCACTTATTCAACTCGTTTATATGTCGGAAATTGGTGTGATGCTTATGCGCTCAAGCATCCCAATTAATTTCTGGCAGTTGTTTATCATCTTTATACAGCGTACAGTTATTGCTTTGCCAGTCGTTGTTTTGATTGCGCATTTTATTATTTTTCGTTAA
- the smpB gene encoding SsrA-binding protein SmpB, whose product MTGTEGKVVAQNKKARHDYFIEETYEAGLVLTGTEIKAIRAGKMNLKDSFARIKSGEAYLHNAHIGEYEQGNRYNHEPTRARKLLLHKKQINTLIGQTQQQGYSVVPLKVYIKNGFAKVLIGLAKGKKNYDKRETLKRKDAKREMDRAIKERMKG is encoded by the coding sequence ATGACAGGCACAGAGGGAAAAGTAGTAGCTCAAAACAAGAAGGCACGCCACGACTACTTTATTGAAGAAACATACGAGGCTGGTCTTGTCTTAACAGGCACAGAAATAAAGGCAATCCGTGCAGGTAAAATGAATTTAAAAGATTCATTTGCACGCATCAAAAGCGGTGAAGCATATTTGCATAATGCACACATTGGTGAATATGAGCAAGGGAATCGTTATAACCATGAACCAACTCGTGCTCGTAAACTTTTATTGCATAAAAAGCAGATTAACACATTGATTGGGCAGACGCAGCAACAAGGTTATTCAGTCGTGCCTTTAAAAGTATATATTAAAAATGGTTTTGCAAAAGTATTAATTGGTTTAGCAAAAGGGAAAAAGAATTACGATAAGCGTGAGACATTAAAGCGCAAAGATGCTAAGCGTGAAATGGATAGAGCAATTAAAGAACGGATGAAAGGCTAA
- a CDS encoding DoxX family protein has product MMKTEIGILLVRLVTGITFLIHGLDKFHGGIEGTGEFFESLGIPAPAVMAGVVAIVEIIGGLALILGLGTRLFGAIFSIVMVTAIFTAKAEAGFLGGYELDLILLTVSLLLLLNGSKLVALDQLFKRKKRRSRF; this is encoded by the coding sequence ATGATGAAAACGGAAATTGGTATTTTACTTGTGCGATTGGTTACAGGAATTACTTTTCTCATTCACGGCCTCGATAAGTTCCATGGAGGTATTGAAGGAACAGGAGAATTCTTTGAATCACTTGGTATTCCAGCTCCTGCGGTGATGGCGGGAGTTGTTGCTATTGTTGAAATTATTGGCGGCTTAGCTCTAATTCTTGGACTAGGTACTCGTCTTTTTGGCGCGATCTTTTCGATAGTGATGGTTACGGCTATCTTTACGGCAAAAGCCGAAGCTGGGTTCTTAGGAGGTTATGAATTAGATTTAATTTTGCTTACAGTGTCACTTCTCTTGTTGTTAAATGGCAGTAAGCTCGTCGCATTAGATCAATTATTTAAACGCAAAAAAAGACGCTCACGATTTTAA
- the rnr gene encoding ribonuclease R, giving the protein MSDQIKQENVLAYFEEEAKKPVTVEELEERFEISSSGAFKELIQVLNELEETGKIVRTRTNRYGIPEKMNLIRGRVQGHAKGFAFVIPDEGDEDVYVPQGALSGAMNGDIVLVRIDERSSGSRSEGKVIRIVERKVTEIVGEYKEFPSYALIVADDKRISADFLVSKGKGAADGHKVIATITKYPEGRFGGEAEVKEVLGHKNDPGMDILSIIYKYSIPQSFSEEALSQAENVPDTIADSDLKDRRDLRNEVIVTIDGADAKDLDDAVQVKKLPNGNYLLGVHIADVTHYVKEDSPIDKDASERATSVYLVDRVIPMIPHRLSNGICSLNPKVDRLTLSCNMEIDENGGVVNHEIYQSVIKTTERMTYSDVNKILTEQDQELRDRYAMLVPMFEDMEQLAAILRGKRFGRGAIDFDFKEAKVLVEEDGTPKDVVLRERSVAEKLIEEFMLAANETVAEHFHWMKLPFVYRIHEDPDAAKFESFLEFITGFGYVVRGTTNTVHPRALQSLLKEISGEPEETIISRVMLRSMKQAKYDVNSIGHFGLSAEFYTHFTSPIRRYPDLLVHRLIRTYLIQGKTDAKTRGKWQEILPGLTAHASDMERRAVDAERDTDNVKKAQYMQDKVGEEFTGMISGVTNFGLFVELENTVEGLVHVSYLTDDYYHYDQKHYAMIGERSGNVFRIGDELDIRVVNVNVEEASVDFEIVGMKKRKSRKSSDRPKVIEGGDRRERGGEKSNPRTRLTGDPKKDGNRTGAKRKKKAFYENAPSAKRKKGRRNKKKS; this is encoded by the coding sequence ATGTCTGACCAGATAAAACAAGAAAATGTGCTTGCTTATTTTGAAGAAGAGGCAAAGAAACCGGTCACAGTTGAAGAATTAGAGGAACGGTTTGAAATTAGTTCAAGCGGCGCATTCAAAGAATTAATTCAAGTTTTAAATGAACTTGAAGAAACAGGAAAAATTGTACGGACAAGAACAAATCGCTATGGTATCCCAGAAAAGATGAATCTAATACGTGGCCGAGTACAGGGACACGCAAAAGGTTTTGCTTTTGTTATACCTGATGAAGGTGATGAAGATGTGTATGTACCTCAAGGAGCGCTTTCGGGAGCTATGAACGGGGACATTGTTCTTGTACGTATTGATGAACGCTCAAGTGGGTCACGCTCGGAAGGGAAAGTAATCCGCATCGTCGAGCGTAAAGTGACTGAAATCGTTGGAGAATATAAAGAGTTTCCGTCTTATGCATTAATTGTTGCAGATGATAAGCGCATTAGTGCTGATTTCCTTGTTTCAAAAGGAAAAGGAGCAGCAGATGGTCATAAAGTGATTGCAACAATTACCAAATATCCTGAAGGGAGATTTGGTGGAGAAGCTGAAGTGAAAGAAGTACTGGGACATAAAAATGATCCAGGTATGGATATTCTTTCAATTATTTATAAATATAGCATTCCTCAAAGTTTCTCGGAGGAGGCTCTTTCCCAAGCAGAAAACGTACCTGATACAATTGCAGATAGCGATTTAAAAGATCGTCGCGATTTGCGAAATGAAGTGATTGTCACGATTGATGGTGCTGATGCAAAAGATTTGGATGATGCCGTTCAAGTGAAAAAACTTCCTAACGGAAACTATTTACTAGGTGTTCATATTGCGGATGTAACTCATTATGTAAAAGAGGATTCACCAATTGACAAAGATGCATCAGAACGAGCTACGAGTGTTTACTTGGTTGACCGAGTGATTCCGATGATTCCTCATCGTCTTTCAAATGGAATTTGTAGCTTAAATCCCAAAGTGGATCGCTTAACACTTTCATGTAATATGGAAATTGATGAAAATGGTGGAGTAGTCAATCACGAGATTTATCAAAGTGTGATTAAGACAACAGAGCGAATGACATATAGTGACGTAAATAAAATTTTAACGGAACAAGATCAGGAACTGCGTGATCGCTATGCAATGCTTGTACCCATGTTTGAAGATATGGAGCAGTTAGCTGCGATTTTGCGTGGCAAACGATTTGGACGCGGAGCGATTGACTTTGATTTTAAAGAAGCAAAAGTGCTTGTTGAAGAGGATGGTACGCCTAAAGATGTTGTTTTACGTGAGCGCTCGGTTGCGGAGAAGCTAATTGAAGAATTTATGCTTGCAGCAAATGAAACAGTCGCAGAGCATTTTCACTGGATGAAACTTCCTTTTGTTTACAGAATTCACGAAGATCCCGATGCCGCAAAGTTTGAGTCATTTCTTGAATTTATAACTGGCTTTGGTTATGTAGTAAGAGGAACAACAAATACGGTTCACCCTCGTGCATTACAATCGCTTCTGAAAGAAATCTCTGGAGAACCAGAAGAGACAATTATCAGTCGAGTAATGCTCCGTTCAATGAAGCAAGCGAAATACGATGTGAATTCTATTGGACACTTCGGATTATCTGCAGAGTTCTATACTCATTTCACATCACCAATTCGCCGATATCCTGATTTACTTGTTCACCGTTTAATTCGTACGTATTTAATTCAAGGAAAAACCGATGCAAAGACGCGTGGAAAATGGCAGGAGATATTACCTGGATTGACAGCTCATGCATCTGATATGGAGCGCAGAGCCGTTGATGCAGAACGAGATACAGATAATGTGAAGAAAGCCCAATACATGCAAGATAAGGTTGGAGAAGAATTCACTGGTATGATTAGTGGTGTGACGAATTTTGGTTTGTTCGTTGAACTTGAAAATACGGTAGAAGGGCTAGTACATGTCAGCTATTTAACAGATGACTACTATCACTATGATCAAAAACATTATGCAATGATAGGTGAAAGAAGTGGCAATGTGTTTCGTATTGGTGATGAGCTAGACATACGGGTCGTAAATGTTAACGTGGAAGAAGCTTCCGTTGATTTTGAGATTGTTGGAATGAAGAAAAGAAAAAGTCGTAAATCATCAGATCGACCAAAAGTGATAGAAGGTGGTGACCGGAGAGAACGTGGAGGGGAGAAAAGTAATCCACGAACTCGTTTGACTGGAGATCCAAAAAAAGATGGAAATCGCACGGGTGCAAAGCGTAAGAAAAAAGCTTTTTATGAAAATGCGCCAAGTGCAAAACGAAAAAAAGGACGCCGCAATAAAAAGAAATCATAA
- a CDS encoding alpha/beta hydrolase → MKLVAPKPFTFEGGNRAVLLLHGFTGTTADVRMLGRFLQKEGYTCHAPLYRGHGVPPEELVTYSPEDWWEDVEKAYEQLKNEGYEEIAVCGLSLGGVFSLKLGFSKPVKGIVSMCAPVRPKTEEAIKKGFLRYSKEYKTLEKKDSETIETELSKLKQTSMEPLYKLRQLMDDVRSELDLIYSPAFVVQARHDEMIDIESASIIYEEIETDDKEIKWYEHSTHVITLGDEKEQLHQDILQFLNELDWSN, encoded by the coding sequence ATGAAATTAGTTGCACCTAAGCCGTTTACATTTGAAGGAGGAAACCGTGCAGTTTTGCTTTTGCACGGTTTTACAGGGACGACAGCGGATGTACGAATGCTCGGCCGCTTTTTGCAAAAAGAAGGCTACACATGCCATGCACCTTTGTATCGTGGTCATGGGGTGCCTCCGGAAGAATTAGTAACCTATAGCCCTGAAGACTGGTGGGAAGATGTCGAAAAGGCATATGAACAGTTAAAAAATGAAGGCTACGAAGAAATTGCTGTATGTGGTTTATCACTTGGTGGCGTTTTTTCTTTAAAATTAGGTTTTTCAAAGCCGGTTAAGGGAATAGTTTCTATGTGTGCCCCTGTACGTCCAAAAACGGAGGAAGCGATCAAAAAAGGTTTTCTGCGTTATTCTAAAGAATACAAAACCTTGGAAAAGAAAGATTCGGAAACAATTGAAACCGAACTGTCAAAACTAAAACAAACATCAATGGAGCCGCTGTATAAATTACGTCAGCTAATGGACGATGTGAGAAGTGAGTTAGATTTGATTTACTCACCGGCCTTTGTTGTCCAAGCTCGTCATGATGAGATGATTGATATCGAAAGTGCGTCCATCATTTACGAAGAAATTGAAACAGATGATAAAGAAATTAAATGGTATGAACATTCTACGCATGTGATTACCCTTGGAGATGAGAAAGAACAGCTCCATCAAGATATTTTGCAGTTTTTAAATGAATTAGATTGGTCAAACTAA